In Listeria monocytogenes, the following proteins share a genomic window:
- a CDS encoding GNAT family N-acetyltransferase: MEITLQQPTTADFPFIEWLWGDLATTEVLGGPFSFPEEIRMDWLKSKSQTSNAYFIIKKDTESVGEVSFRDFEKGTAHLNIKVAACYRGQRIAQKALQLFLNFFQTDCGGIVLLDEVRRKNEVGIAFLVNAGFEVIKENELTVLLKWTVQSRKEELDA, translated from the coding sequence ATGGAAATCACACTACAACAACCTACAACAGCAGACTTTCCTTTCATTGAATGGTTGTGGGGAGATTTGGCAACGACAGAAGTACTCGGTGGGCCATTTTCTTTTCCTGAAGAAATACGAATGGACTGGCTAAAGTCAAAATCACAAACGAGTAATGCTTATTTTATTATAAAAAAAGATACAGAATCCGTTGGGGAAGTTAGCTTTCGTGATTTTGAAAAAGGAACAGCTCATTTAAATATTAAAGTGGCTGCATGTTACAGAGGCCAGCGAATCGCTCAAAAAGCTTTACAATTATTTTTGAATTTTTTTCAAACTGATTGTGGCGGGATTGTTTTGTTGGATGAAGTTAGACGGAAAAATGAAGTAGGCATTGCATTTCTTGTAAATGCTGGTTTCGAAGTTATAAAAGAAAACGAACTGACGGTGTTGCTCAAATGGACTGTACAATCGAGGAAAGAGGAATTAGATGCCTAA
- a CDS encoding CPCC family cysteine-rich protein, whose amino-acid sequence MPKHRCACCNSLTIEVRGEFEICQVCYWEDEAYFVFDEAEIYSHYQNISTIEDLLNIRSSANNGLTLLEARQNFKQFGACELAMKKFVREPTADEL is encoded by the coding sequence ATGCCTAAACATAGATGCGCTTGTTGTAATAGTTTAACTATTGAGGTTAGGGGCGAGTTTGAAATTTGTCAGGTATGTTACTGGGAAGACGAGGCTTATTTCGTCTTTGATGAAGCGGAGATTTATTCGCACTATCAAAATATTTCCACGATAGAAGATTTGCTAAATATTCGCTCTAGTGCTAACAATGGTTTAACCTTATTAGAAGCACGCCAAAATTTCAAACAGTTTGGTGCTTGTGAATTGGCAATGAAGAAATTTGTTAGAGAGCCAACTGCAGACGAATTATAA
- a CDS encoding leucine-rich repeat domain-containing protein: MKKMKIITSLLLGLTVAFSMGDFTKPHPVEAEVTYTLTNPTPINEIFPDPNLAKVVADWLKQPSVTSAVTQSQLNTVGALHFTSAGVQSLEGVQYLKNLTQLFGYGNQVSDLTPLSNLTQLETLYIPKNQLSDLTPIANLSKLTTLDVEFNNVQTIDQLMNLTNLIELNISANPISDISVVKNMTQLEFLTMRDCNVTDLAPVQNLSNMMILWAGRNQITDITPLKNMSNLLGLSLFGNNITDISVVENLSSLEDFDIKANQVKDISSLAKVPNLATATLSFNHIIDISPLKNSTNLTRLALDNQTRVLDAVEVDDPLTLPAPVTDENGNRTQPTKVNHAGIYANGEVTWTGLESNYILNYEYNLPVTIGSLTTTYSGKITQALLEKPVNPVDPVDPVDPVDPVKPVDPVKPIEPEEPTNPVESVPTESEITPINSAVSVDSVPTTKSAKENMILPKAGDRGIAASLFSGIMLTITSVVLLRKRK; encoded by the coding sequence ATGAAAAAAATGAAAATTATTACAAGCTTACTTTTAGGTTTAACTGTTGCCTTTAGTATGGGAGATTTTACTAAGCCACATCCAGTTGAAGCAGAGGTAACGTATACACTCACAAACCCAACACCAATCAATGAAATCTTTCCAGACCCCAATCTTGCAAAAGTGGTAGCTGATTGGCTAAAACAACCATCTGTAACTAGCGCCGTTACTCAAAGTCAATTGAACACGGTGGGAGCATTACATTTCACATCAGCAGGGGTGCAAAGTCTTGAAGGCGTGCAGTATTTGAAGAACCTTACGCAACTATTTGGATATGGAAATCAAGTAAGTGATTTAACGCCACTTAGTAATTTAACACAACTAGAAACACTTTATATACCCAAAAATCAACTAAGCGATTTAACGCCTATTGCGAATTTATCTAAGTTAACAACACTAGATGTTGAATTTAACAATGTACAAACAATCGACCAACTAATGAACTTAACCAACTTAATAGAACTTAATATTAGTGCTAATCCCATTTCAGATATTAGTGTAGTTAAAAACATGACTCAGTTAGAGTTTTTGACAATGAGAGATTGTAATGTAACTGATTTGGCACCTGTCCAAAATTTATCCAATATGATGATACTTTGGGCTGGTCGAAATCAAATTACTGATATTACACCGCTTAAGAACATGTCGAATTTGCTTGGATTAAGTCTATTTGGAAACAATATAACGGATATTAGTGTAGTTGAAAATCTTTCAAGTCTTGAAGATTTTGATATAAAAGCAAATCAGGTAAAAGACATTAGCAGTTTGGCAAAAGTACCAAATTTAGCGACTGCAACACTTAGTTTTAATCATATTATAGATATTTCACCGCTGAAAAATTCCACTAATTTAACAAGATTAGCACTCGATAATCAAACTCGTGTTTTAGATGCAGTGGAAGTAGATGATCCGTTAACATTACCAGCACCAGTTACGGACGAAAATGGTAATAGGACGCAACCAACAAAGGTTAATCACGCGGGTATTTATGCGAACGGTGAAGTTACTTGGACAGGGCTCGAAAGTAATTATATTTTAAACTACGAGTATAATTTGCCTGTGACAATTGGCTCTTTAACAACTACGTATTCGGGGAAAATCACGCAGGCATTGTTGGAAAAGCCTGTTAATCCAGTGGACCCAGTAGACCCAGTAGACCCAGTGGATCCGGTAAAACCTGTTGACCCTGTAAAACCAATAGAGCCAGAAGAGCCAACGAATCCAGTAGAATCAGTTCCTACTGAAAGCGAAATTACTCCAATCAATTCGGCTGTTTCTGTGGATTCCGTGCCAACAACAAAATCGGCAAAAGAAAATATGATTTTACCAAAAGCAGGGGATAGAGGAATAGCAGCTAGTTTGTTTAGCGGCATCATGCTAACAATAACTAGCGTAGTTCTTTTACGTAAAAGAAAATAA
- a CDS encoding ATP-dependent Clp protease proteolytic subunit, translated as MAENKNNENITNILTQKLIDTRTVLIYGEINQELAEDVSKQLLLLESISNDPITIFINSQGGHVEAGDTIHDMIKFIKPTVKVVGTGWVASAGITIYLAAEKENRFSLPNTRYMIHQPAGGVQGQSTEIEIEAKEIIRMRERINRLIAEATGQSYEQISKDTDRNFWLSVNEAKDYGIVSEIIENRDGLK; from the coding sequence ATGGCAGAGAATAAAAATAATGAAAATATCACAAATATCCTTACCCAAAAATTGATTGATACACGAACGGTGTTAATTTACGGGGAAATCAATCAGGAGTTAGCCGAAGACGTTTCTAAGCAGCTTTTACTTTTGGAATCTATTAGCAATGATCCAATTACGATTTTTATTAATAGCCAAGGCGGACACGTTGAAGCAGGCGACACCATTCATGATATGATTAAATTCATTAAGCCTACAGTGAAAGTCGTTGGAACTGGCTGGGTTGCAAGCGCTGGTATTACAATTTACTTAGCTGCTGAAAAAGAAAATCGCTTTAGCCTTCCAAATACGCGCTACATGATTCACCAACCTGCTGGCGGCGTTCAAGGTCAAAGTACCGAAATCGAAATCGAAGCAAAAGAAATTATCCGGATGCGCGAAAGAATTAATCGCTTAATCGCCGAAGCAACCGGTCAATCATACGAGCAAATTTCTAAAGACACAGATCGTAACTTCTGGCTTTCAGTTAATGAAGCGAAAGATTATGGCATCGTAAGTGAAATCATTGAAAACCGCGATGGCTTAAAATAA
- a CDS encoding VOC family protein: protein MFNQAKRISTFFTFNGNGEEAFNFYLDTFPDAKKVGLTYFTKPEQGGDIGKVLNATFEMKGASFMIMDMTNNASPDFSWATTTLYFADTEDEFDTLFEKLAKEGTVMMGPEAVEALRKVAWVTDKYGITWQLAFV from the coding sequence ATGTTTAATCAAGCGAAACGAATCTCCACATTTTTCACTTTTAATGGGAATGGCGAGGAAGCGTTTAATTTTTATTTAGATACTTTTCCTGACGCGAAAAAAGTCGGCCTAACTTACTTCACGAAACCAGAGCAAGGTGGCGATATTGGCAAAGTGCTGAATGCTACTTTTGAGATGAAAGGGGCATCTTTCATGATTATGGATATGACTAACAATGCCTCCCCGGACTTTAGCTGGGCCACAACAACCCTTTATTTTGCAGATACGGAAGATGAATTCGACACCCTTTTTGAAAAACTGGCTAAAGAAGGCACGGTTATGATGGGACCAGAAGCAGTAGAAGCGCTTCGAAAAGTGGCTTGGGTCACGGATAAATATGGCATTACTTGGCAACTCGCATTCGTATAG
- a CDS encoding bifunctional precorrin-2 dehydrogenase/sirohydrochlorin ferrochelatase, whose protein sequence is MKYPIMLDITGKKVVIIGGGKVALRKITGLLDAGADILVVGLKILPEIKALDVRVVEEAYRPEHLHAAFMIFICTDNPEVNQCVLRDREAGQLVNDTTDQANSDFFNMATVTKNELMVGISTGGGNPGYAKKVKREVSRLVDNLETEEIGKRNKNDKTC, encoded by the coding sequence ATGAAATACCCGATAATGCTTGATATTACAGGGAAAAAGGTTGTCATAATTGGAGGCGGAAAAGTGGCGCTTCGGAAAATCACGGGTTTGCTGGACGCGGGTGCAGATATTCTGGTGGTTGGGCTAAAAATTTTGCCGGAGATTAAGGCGCTGGATGTGCGGGTAGTGGAGGAAGCTTATCGACCAGAACATCTTCATGCTGCATTTATGATATTTATTTGTACAGATAATCCAGAAGTGAATCAATGTGTTTTGCGTGACCGAGAAGCAGGACAACTAGTGAATGATACGACTGACCAAGCAAATTCTGATTTTTTTAATATGGCGACAGTAACGAAAAATGAACTAATGGTTGGGATTTCAACGGGTGGAGGTAATCCTGGCTACGCGAAGAAAGTGAAGCGTGAAGTTAGCCGACTAGTGGACAACTTAGAAACGGAAGAAATCGGAAAGCGTAATAAAAATGATAAAACCTGCTAA
- a CDS encoding 4Fe-4S dicluster domain-containing protein, with the protein MSQMSILEKIKDAGVVGCGGAGFPTHAKFSGEVEYLIINAAECEPLLKTDHFVMRNHAVETIKAIEMVKSQVGAEFAVIATKRYYTEEIAALRSAITELDATVTIHEMDNVYPTGDEQVMVFEVTGRVVPPSGIPLMVGCIVSNVSTMWNVFHAIQDDAPVIRKQLTVTGAVGEPKLLDVPVGTPFEVCLAAAGGTNLDEYLFLDGGPMMGKLNDQSTIADKVVTKTTSGLIVAEDTGYLHKLHYQTVEQIFNETKSACIQCSLCSDLCPRQQLGHDIHPHKVMRHFAVAEDITDIKPDPIWEEAMICCECGICEVIACPMGLSPRQVNIHVKKELLKQGVRYQTDKKEFTPDPMREYKSIAPKNILIKMGLQQYADVHLEKMHYLEVDEVFIPTKMHIGAPSIPVVSEGDIVKKGDLIAKIPDAALGANIHASIDGQIVRITEEQVHIKKVMS; encoded by the coding sequence TTGAGCCAAATGTCCATTTTAGAAAAGATTAAAGATGCTGGCGTTGTTGGTTGTGGTGGAGCGGGCTTTCCGACCCATGCCAAGTTTAGCGGCGAAGTGGAATACTTAATTATTAATGCGGCGGAATGTGAGCCGTTACTAAAAACCGATCATTTTGTTATGAGAAACCATGCAGTAGAAACAATTAAAGCAATTGAAATGGTTAAAAGCCAAGTCGGAGCAGAATTTGCTGTTATTGCGACAAAACGATATTACACAGAGGAAATTGCGGCTCTGCGGTCAGCAATTACAGAACTAGATGCAACCGTCACTATTCATGAGATGGATAATGTCTATCCAACTGGTGATGAGCAAGTCATGGTGTTTGAAGTCACTGGGCGAGTTGTACCACCAAGTGGCATTCCACTAATGGTTGGTTGTATTGTATCGAATGTTTCAACGATGTGGAATGTTTTTCATGCAATTCAAGACGATGCACCAGTTATTCGCAAACAGCTAACAGTTACAGGTGCAGTGGGAGAGCCAAAACTTTTAGATGTACCAGTTGGAACGCCATTCGAAGTTTGTTTAGCAGCGGCAGGCGGAACCAATTTAGACGAGTATTTGTTCTTAGACGGTGGACCAATGATGGGTAAATTAAATGACCAATCGACTATCGCTGACAAAGTAGTAACAAAAACTACCTCCGGTTTGATTGTGGCTGAGGATACTGGTTATTTGCACAAGCTTCATTATCAAACTGTGGAGCAAATTTTCAATGAAACAAAATCAGCTTGTATTCAGTGCTCGCTTTGCTCGGATTTATGCCCACGACAACAATTAGGTCATGATATTCATCCCCACAAAGTCATGCGCCATTTCGCGGTTGCAGAAGATATAACGGATATCAAGCCAGACCCAATTTGGGAAGAAGCGATGATTTGTTGTGAATGCGGTATTTGTGAGGTAATCGCTTGTCCGATGGGGCTTTCCCCGCGCCAAGTAAACATTCACGTCAAAAAAGAACTTTTAAAACAAGGTGTGCGCTATCAAACAGATAAGAAAGAATTTACACCAGATCCGATGCGCGAATATAAATCGATTGCCCCAAAAAATATTTTAATCAAAATGGGCTTACAGCAATACGCTGATGTTCATTTAGAAAAAATGCATTATTTAGAAGTGGATGAAGTATTTATCCCAACAAAAATGCATATTGGAGCTCCGTCTATTCCAGTTGTGAGCGAGGGAGATATCGTGAAAAAAGGCGATTTAATTGCGAAAATTCCTGATGCTGCTCTTGGGGCCAATATCCATGCAAGTATTGATGGTCAAATTGTTCGTATAACCGAAGAACAAGTTCATATTAAGAAGGTGATGTCATGA
- a CDS encoding BMC domain-containing protein: MKMDTLGFLELNSISKGIEAVDTMLKAANSELIYAKASCPGKYYILIAGTVDSVAQSIEAGTKIGAANIVGNLVIPRVSDQVIKAINKTEVPDEMNAVGVMEYYSCSGSIIAADAAVKAADVQLLDIRLATGIAGKSFVVLTGDTAACEAAVEAGLAAAKEEALLINKVVIPRPRKEVFESLIY; this comes from the coding sequence ATGAAAATGGATACGTTAGGATTTCTTGAATTAAATAGTATTTCAAAAGGCATTGAGGCAGTTGATACGATGCTAAAGGCGGCCAATTCCGAATTGATTTATGCAAAAGCAAGCTGCCCAGGTAAGTATTATATTTTAATCGCTGGGACAGTGGACTCAGTGGCGCAATCCATCGAAGCAGGAACAAAAATTGGCGCGGCCAATATCGTTGGCAACCTAGTGATTCCACGTGTGTCTGATCAAGTAATCAAAGCGATTAACAAAACAGAAGTTCCAGACGAAATGAATGCAGTAGGCGTCATGGAATATTATTCTTGCTCTGGTTCGATTATTGCTGCCGATGCTGCGGTAAAAGCGGCTGATGTGCAGTTACTAGATATTCGTTTGGCGACTGGGATTGCTGGTAAATCTTTTGTTGTTTTAACTGGTGACACAGCAGCTTGTGAAGCAGCAGTGGAAGCAGGACTTGCGGCAGCGAAAGAAGAAGCACTTTTAATTAATAAAGTAGTTATTCCAAGACCGCGTAAAGAAGTCTTTGAGAGTTTGATTTATTAA
- the eutS gene encoding ethanolamine utilization microcompartment protein EutS translates to MGFDDNKERVIQEYVPGKQVTLAHLIANPNRDIYTKLGLEDGASAIGILTITPSEASIIASDIATKSGDVRIGFIDRFSGSVVLTGDVSSVESALQQVVFSLNEILDFSIPKITRS, encoded by the coding sequence ATGGGTTTTGATGATAATAAAGAACGTGTAATACAAGAATATGTACCAGGTAAACAGGTGACGCTTGCGCATTTAATCGCCAATCCGAACCGTGATATTTATACAAAATTAGGATTAGAAGACGGCGCTAGTGCGATTGGGATTTTAACTATTACACCAAGTGAAGCTTCCATTATTGCAAGTGATATCGCGACTAAATCCGGCGATGTACGAATTGGCTTTATTGACCGTTTTAGTGGTTCGGTTGTACTAACAGGGGATGTTTCTTCTGTTGAATCAGCTTTACAACAAGTCGTTTTTTCATTAAACGAAATTTTGGACTTTTCGATTCCAAAAATTACTAGGAGCTGA
- a CDS encoding EutP/PduV family microcompartment system protein: MKKMMVMGSVGCGKTTLCQKLHGYDILYKKTQAVEYFQEMIDTPGEFVQHRQLYSALTVTAADASVIAILQSVTEKKQTFSPMFASIFAKPVIGIVTKVDLAESDKDIERAERELRMAGAKHIFYISSVEETGIEELRAYLED; this comes from the coding sequence TTGAAGAAAATGATGGTAATGGGCTCGGTTGGATGTGGTAAAACAACCCTGTGCCAAAAATTGCATGGTTATGATATTTTATATAAAAAAACACAAGCTGTGGAGTATTTTCAAGAAATGATTGATACTCCTGGTGAGTTTGTACAGCATAGACAACTTTACAGTGCGCTTACAGTAACTGCAGCAGATGCGTCAGTGATTGCGATTTTACAAAGTGTGACAGAGAAAAAGCAGACGTTCTCACCAATGTTTGCCAGTATTTTTGCTAAACCGGTTATTGGGATTGTTACAAAAGTGGATTTGGCGGAATCGGATAAAGACATTGAACGAGCAGAGCGAGAATTACGCATGGCTGGCGCGAAGCATATTTTTTATATTTCCTCGGTGGAAGAAACCGGAATAGAAGAATTACGCGCATATTTGGAAGATTAA
- the cobU gene encoding bifunctional adenosylcobinamide kinase/adenosylcobinamide-phosphate guanylyltransferase, with protein sequence MSEMMLVTGGARSGKSNFAEKEAAKYNRVLYVATGIAYENDTEFQARIQKHQATRPANWDTFESFQGIAAYLDQHTNEYELIMLDCVTMLVTNLFFTMLGERELTNEVADEVEAAIQLEVAAILTAGKKSSAKLIFVTNEIGLGVVPENKLTRVFRDIIGRINQQIATQVEAVYFVVSGIPKRWK encoded by the coding sequence ATGAGTGAAATGATGCTTGTAACTGGCGGAGCAAGGAGCGGAAAGAGTAATTTTGCTGAAAAAGAGGCGGCCAAATATAATCGTGTTTTATATGTGGCAACTGGTATTGCGTATGAGAACGATACGGAGTTTCAAGCCAGAATTCAAAAACATCAAGCGACTCGTCCAGCAAATTGGGATACATTCGAAAGTTTCCAAGGGATTGCTGCTTATTTGGATCAACATACGAACGAATATGAGCTAATTATGCTTGATTGCGTGACGATGTTAGTGACTAATTTGTTTTTCACTATGCTTGGTGAGCGTGAATTGACTAATGAGGTTGCAGATGAAGTCGAAGCGGCGATTCAGTTGGAAGTGGCTGCAATTTTAACTGCTGGAAAAAAGTCTTCTGCTAAACTTATTTTTGTGACGAATGAAATTGGGCTTGGTGTCGTACCTGAAAATAAGCTCACACGCGTTTTTAGAGATATTATTGGTCGGATAAATCAGCAAATAGCGACTCAAGTAGAAGCAGTTTATTTTGTCGTAAGTGGCATTCCGAAAAGGTGGAAGTAA
- the cobS gene encoding adenosylcobinamide-GDP ribazoletransferase yields the protein MRTLILLIQFFTRIPLPIQINMDEINLKKGSALLPFVGVIIGAWNWLIFTLVSLVMPLPVAIIAGLFAEIIITGGFHVDALADTADGLFSSRKRERMLEIMKDSRVGANGVIAICFYFLFYGALFLSVPDTQQIGWLFFVLPIVAKGVTMLLFAKMTYAGSKEGLGSIFLGVPWWPIVIAQVIVLVALGAFFSYIGVIAYAGVILFTIIYRAFVYKRIGGMNGDTLGAGGQMGQLICLFCLVLLWGLI from the coding sequence ATGAGAACATTGATTTTATTAATTCAATTCTTTACGCGAATTCCGCTACCTATCCAAATAAATATGGATGAAATTAACTTGAAAAAAGGGAGTGCTTTGCTGCCATTTGTCGGGGTGATTATTGGTGCTTGGAATTGGCTCATTTTTACTTTGGTATCGCTTGTTATGCCTTTGCCGGTTGCGATTATTGCGGGACTCTTTGCAGAAATTATCATTACTGGCGGTTTTCATGTTGATGCACTGGCGGATACGGCGGATGGGCTTTTCTCTTCTCGGAAAAGAGAGCGTATGCTGGAAATTATGAAGGATAGTCGTGTAGGCGCGAATGGCGTGATTGCGATTTGCTTTTATTTTCTTTTTTATGGCGCTTTATTCCTATCTGTTCCTGATACGCAACAAATTGGTTGGCTATTTTTCGTTTTACCGATTGTTGCTAAAGGCGTGACAATGTTGCTTTTTGCAAAAATGACCTATGCGGGATCAAAAGAAGGTCTAGGTTCAATTTTTCTAGGAGTTCCTTGGTGGCCGATTGTGATTGCGCAAGTGATTGTGTTAGTTGCTTTAGGGGCGTTTTTCTCTTATATTGGGGTCATTGCTTATGCTGGCGTGATTCTGTTTACGATTATTTACCGGGCATTTGTTTATAAACGGATTGGTGGTATGAATGGGGATACGCTTGGTGCGGGTGGACAAATGGGACAACTTATTTGTTTATTTTGTTTAGTGCTGCTTTGGGGGTTGATTTAA
- the cobC gene encoding alpha-ribazole phosphatase gives MQLIFVRHGETDWNVAKKYCGQLDVALNENGVRQMEQLREKLEDYSVDLVVTSDLTRVKQSANILSNAKVLRFSSLNEMDFGDFEGYTYQEISAKFPEAWNEYCNNWQTALFPNGESFPIFYERVVATLEEEMEKWQQLDTVLLVGHLGVLRVIALFLQKQTIAQYWDIDFKQGCYSLWDNKSQRFLISNQ, from the coding sequence GTGCAACTTATTTTTGTGCGACACGGAGAAACGGACTGGAATGTAGCGAAAAAATATTGTGGTCAGTTAGATGTTGCATTAAATGAAAATGGCGTTCGACAAATGGAGCAACTTCGCGAAAAGCTAGAGGATTACTCGGTCGATTTAGTTGTTACGAGTGATCTTACACGTGTGAAACAATCAGCAAATATTTTAAGTAATGCAAAGGTGTTGCGCTTTTCTTCTTTAAATGAAATGGATTTCGGTGATTTTGAAGGGTATACGTATCAAGAAATTAGCGCTAAGTTTCCAGAAGCTTGGAATGAATACTGTAATAACTGGCAAACGGCGCTATTTCCAAATGGGGAAAGTTTTCCGATATTTTATGAGCGAGTAGTTGCGACATTGGAAGAAGAAATGGAAAAATGGCAGCAACTTGATACGGTGTTGCTCGTAGGTCACCTTGGAGTTTTACGGGTCATTGCGCTTTTTTTACAAAAACAAACTATAGCACAATATTGGGATATCGATTTTAAGCAAGGATGTTATTCGCTCTGGGACAACAAATCTCAACGTTTTCTTATTTCTAATCAATAG